DNA from Sulfodiicoccus acidiphilus:
GAGATATGAACCTAAGCCTTTGGAATAACGGATTTGAAACTATCTCTATTTTGTCCTCATCTATTTCTATAAAACCATGTATAGGATCTCTAACTAGCTTCATCACTCTTCCTCCGCCAGCACCTCCAATATCGCCCTTGCGACTTGGTCTACCCTGTTCTCTAAAGTGGATCGATCAATCCATCTCTTCTCTCCTGTTAACTCATCGCTCACCACTAAGATCCCCGCAGTCTTGAGTCCCCTCATGTTACCTAGAGCGAAGAGAGTTGCACATTCCATCTCCACTCCAATATTACCTAAGCTGGCCCACCTGGAGACGAAGGAGCTATCCTCAGCGTAGAACGCGTCGCTGCTGAAAACGCTACCTTGCGCGAACTGGACTCCTCTATCTGACAACTTTTTCATTATCTTAGATGTGAGGATAGGCTCAGGAGAAGTAGAAATTGAGGCTGAGTTTCCTACGTATTGCCCTATTGTCCCCCCATGAAGATATGAGGCTCCAGTGGCCACAATTACGTCGCCTACTTTCAAATGTTCTACTAGCGAACCCGCCGTTCCCAGTCGAACAAAAGTCTTAACTCCTAGCATATACAGCTCCTCTACGACGATCGCCAACGATGGCCCTCCTATTCCGTGAGTAGCTACTGTAACTCTGCTCCCATTATAATAGCCAGTGAAGGTAAGAAAACCTCTGTTCTCATTAACTATTCTAGCTTCACTTAAAAGAGTAGCTACCTTCTTTACCCTTCCTGGGTCGCCCGCTATAAGAGCTACTGGAGCGACATCTTCCCTGCGGGCCAGTATATGAACTGGGTTCACAAAGCAGCCTGACTCTATCCCCTTTAAAAACAGTATCCTTAATATTTCGCATTCATGACTAAATATATTTTTAACACTCTACAAGTACAAACATAAAGGACAAACATTTAATTCCTGTCTAATTCATCCCGACTGTGGCTAAGGAATTATACTTTCCAAGACAGGTGGACCTCAACTACGTAGTGAATTCCCTAGTTTCCCAGCTTTCCAGCGAAGGCTATAAGGTTCAGTCCAATGTTGGAACAACGATGGCCGTAGTCCAAGCGAAGAAGGAGGGATTCCTCAGGACTCTCGTAGCAGCTAACAGAGCCTTCACCTTCACCTTCAACAATACGGTTAATGGGCTTCAAGTCAAGATAGGGATTGGAGCGTGGGTAGAAAACCTAGCGGCGACAGCCATAGAAACTGTAATTCTTGGTCCGATCTTCCTCGTCGTCGATGTGCCGGAGATGGTCTATAACGAACACATAGAGGGAAAGTTCGCTAGGATGATCGAAAACATAGTTAACCAGGCGCCATCCTCCTTTCAACAGGCTCCACCACCGTTTCAACCTCCTCAATCCGTGCCCCAGTACCAACCCATGCCTCAACAGCCTCAAGCCTCCCACCAACAATTTTCTTACTGTCCTAGTTGCGGAGGCCAGATTGCACCCAATTACAAATTCTGTCCTAGTTGCGGAACTAGGCTCTCCTAAGGATTTCCTTATATTTTTCACAGCTAATGTGTCGTTGCTGAATGGTGAGGATTGAGGTGATCTCTGATTAGTGATGAAGAAGTGAAGAAAGGAGCAGCGTTCAAACTATGACGCTGTCCTCTATTCTACTGCTTGTATTAATGAGCTTGTGAGGGTAGACCTTAGACCTTATTATCACAGTACCCTCCTCCACTACTACGTCGTCGCCCAAGGCGCTATTAACTATTCTGACCGGATTGTCCTTAGTTGATCTGATCTCACAATGCCTACCTATTATTGAGTTCTCAATTGACGCTCCTTCTCCTATGTAAACCCTATCCATCACTGCTGATCTGATGATTTTAGCCTCTGACCTAATGACACTGAAGTTATCTATAACGGACTCCTCTATGTAGGTTCCCGTTCCTATGTGGCAATGTCTTCCAATTAATATGTTTCCCTCCAGTTGGATTTCCTTTTCCTTATACTTTCTTCTTATATAGTTTCTCCTCCTAATAGAGTCGGGGCTCTGCCCTTGGATAAATATCCTCCTATCATCATCGATCTTCTTTCCAAGAAAACCCTCCTCAGGAACAGTCTTCAATAAAGTTAGCATGGCCTCCAAATACCTCTCTGGTGTACCTACGTCAAACCACAATTCGTCAGTCTGATATCCGTAGACGCTCCTTCCTGTCTCTATGAGATAGGGTATGAAGTCCTTACCGAAGTCCATCCTCCCCTCTCTCCTCATCTTGACTACTTCCTTCTCCTTGAAGATCTCCTTCACATCTGGAGATAGAAGGTATATTCCAGTGTTAACTAGGTTTGAAGGGGCCTGTTGGGGCCTCGGCTTCTCAACGAAGTTCTTGATTCTTCCATCCTCTTCCATCACTGCGACTCCGAAACCCTCCACTGAATCTAACCTCTTTAGGAGAATAGACATGGTAGCCTTCTTCTGTTCGTGGTATTCAACGAACTTCTTCAGGTCTATATGGAATAAGTTGTCACCTTGAATGACCATCGTAGTTTCGTTTACATCGTAGTACTCCATGTTTATTCTCACAGAATCTGCGTTTCCCACGCTGTCTATTCTAGGTTGATACTTGAAGTGCAACCTGGGCTTTATCTTATATCTCGAAGATAGCCCTATTCCCTCCTTGAAGTTATCGAATAACGACTTGTAGTTAACGTAACCTCTGACACCAAAAATGAATTCCTTTACTCCTTGTCTGGCCAACTCGAGTATTGGAAACTCCAACAGTGGCCTGTTAAGTATCCTGACTGTGGCCTTGGAGGTCTCTATCGTCAATGGTCTTAGTCTTAGGCCCTCTCCCCCAATGGGGATGATGACCTTCATTTTCGAGAGATCCATAATAGGATTTTAGCGGAATTCGCAAATAAGCAATGCATGAAACACGTGGCGATCGGTTTCGAGGTACATCAACCGTTTAGGGTAAGAAGGGATTACTTTTGGAACCCGAGGTATAGAGGGGATCTCGTAGAGCGTTTCTTCGACGAAACGCGTAATAGAGACATTTTCGAGAGAGTGAAACGCAACTGTTACGTTCCGGCGACAAAGATCATTCTAGAGGAAATAGATAGGGCCGAGGAAGAGGGAGTAGATCTCAAGTTCTTTTTTAGTCTATCTGGTACTCTCTTAGAGCAGGTAGAAAGGTGGGGTTCAGATTTCCTTGAGTTACTGAGGGAACTTAGATACACCAAGAAAGTGGAGTTCCTTGGTCAAACCTACTACCACTCCATAACGGGGACTTGGGAAGACAAGACGGAGTTCAGAGAACAAGTAAAGCAACATATTGCTCTAATGAAGGACCTACTCGACTACTCGCCGAGCATATTTGAGAATACTGAACTGCTCACCGATAGGTCCATAGCTAAGGAGGTGGAGGGTTTAGGGTTCAGAGGTATAGTCTTGGAGGGAAAAGAAAGCACACTTAAAGGTAGGAGTCCCAACAGACCATATAAACTGAAGGGAGGAAACATATCTCTCCTTTTTAGAAACTATAGGTTAAGCGACGATGTGGCGTTTCGCTTCTCCAATAAGTCGTGGGATCAGTACCCACTCACTGCCGAAAAATTCGCTGGCTGGATCAGTCAGTCGGAGGGCTATTACGCTCTGATATTTGTAGACTATGAAACGTTCGGAGAACATCATAGCAGACAGACAGGCATACTAGACTTTCTAAGGTGGCTTCCTAGGGAGTTGGAGAGGAGGGCTGTAGAGACAGTTGTACCTTCGGATGTCGTGAACGAGTCCATAGAGGAAATGGATCTAGATTCCCTCTCCTCTTGGGCAGATGTGAGAAAAGACGAGAGTGGTTGGTTAGGCAATCAGATGCAGAGAGCTTACGACGAATTGGTCCTGAGATCGGAACTGCCGTCTAAGGAGTTGGGAGGGGAGTTCCTAAGGACTTGGAGATACTTTACAACTAGCGACAACTACTACTATATGTACGTCGGCGAGGGTGGTCCAGCCGAGGTTCACTCTTACTTCAATGCCTATGATTCCCCAGTGGAGGCGTTCATAAACGAGTTTTACGCCCTCTCAAGGCTACTCGAAGAAGAGCTCAAGTCTCTTAACATCGATAGAGAACCTTTCTTTTTCTATAAGGGAAACAGAAAATTTAATGTTGCTTGGAATGAGAAGCAAGTTGAGGAAATTTTGCATCGAGATCAGTCTTTGAGGGATCATCAAAGGTTTGTGAAGGAGTGGTTGCAATGAATAGAGTGGAGTCGCTGTGGTTCGACGATCAACTAAAGAGTGTTCTAATGTTTTCCTTTGAATTGTTCAAAGTGGCATCAGGAGGAGGGTTAGGAACCGCAGTGTACGGACTTTCCACTGCGTTAGCAAGAGCCGGAGTAAAGACCACTGTAATCATGCCAAGCCACGGAAGGCATTTGAGCGATCCTCATAGATCCTCCCTAGGTCTGAGGGAGATCGATGTAAAGGTTTACGGGGTGAGACGTGGGGAGAACGGTGCGCATTATAGGTATGCCATCGGAGCCGAGGCTGGGAGATTGGACGGAGTCGAAGTCATTCTAGTGAAGGGACTAGACTATGAGACTGGGAGAATATTGGACAGTTGGGGAGTTTACGACTGGAGCCTGGAGAAGTCGGCCTTGTTTGCTAGAGTCGCTCCTGCCTTGGTACAATACTTGTTGAACAGAAGGGAAATACCCTCACTCATACATATTCATGACTGGCACTCCGTTCTAGCGGGCACGGCTTCCAAATACGAACTGGAGGTTAGACGGGTGATCGTGCCAACCGTCTTCACCGTTCATCTCCTCAACAAGGTCGGAGTTCCATGGCATTACGCCTCAGAGGAGTGGGCTGGACTTCAGAACTGTCCGCACTACATCTGGTCCGTAAGTAAGCACGTCCTTAAAAGAACTAAGGAGGTATGGGACGAACTTTCGGCAGGATTCATAGAGAGGTTCGGCGCCTATGAGGCAGATCTCCTCACGTCAGTTAGCTCCAATTACCTGAGGGAAGTCATAGAGTTCGTAGGTTACTGGGCCGAAAACAAGTCCTGTGTGACCTATGACGGGACAGATTGGAACTTAGAGGAGGTGGAAAGGCTGGCTGAAGGTGTCGGAATCAGGGACAGGGCACAACTCAGGACCAGGTTGCTTTCGTCCCTCCCATCTATGAAGGTCGTTCCAGAGGACTTTTCCACCGGAAGCATATTGTGGCAACACAAGGGAGCCTTAGGCATACGAGACGATTGGACATACGAACCACTGGCCCCAGGGCAGCTGGTCCTTTTCACTGGCAGAGTAGTGTACCAGAAGGGACTAGACCTACTTCTTAAGTCCTTCAAAAGGGTAGTCAATAGAGTTCCAGACGCCAGGCTCGTGGTACTGGGTATACCTGGGAAGGAATATGACCTCTTAAGGGAGGTAGTAAACGATGCGTCTGCCTTACCCAATAATGTCAGACTCCTGCTCAGTTCGAGTATAGACAGAGCAACCTACAAGTTATTCCATTACGCTGCCTCAGTGTTTGTGTCCTCATCGAGGTGGGAACCCTTTGGAATAAACGTGATTGAAGCCATGGCTGTGGGAACACCTGTGGTGGGGTATAGAGTGGGAGGAGTGGCAGAGACCGTGGTTGACCTCAGGTACAACGCTGATGGTACTGGCCTCCTAGCTAGGCCCGAGAGCGTTGAGGAGCTGGCCGATTACCTATCCTCTGCCCTCCTCCTTTCTAAGGCGGCTGAGGAATCAAACATGGAGACTCTTAGAACCCAATCAGTAGTGAGCACTGACGACGTCAGGTTGTGGCTTAAGATCAGACAGAACGCTATCAACAGGGTGAGACAGAACTTCACTTGGGACGCTGCAAGGGACAGGGTACTTGAGTGTTACAAAAAGGGTGCAGAAATGGCCCGATATAGAACAATGGCTTCTTTTTAGAAAAAAATTAATACAAATACAACTTATTTAGATCTTAAGCAACCTATTTTAGGGGATGAGATGATATAGATGGTAGGTGATAACTACGGAGAAACAAGAACTGCTCCTAACTGGGAACGTGGAAAGCGCTGCGAAGAAAGCAGCCAAGTGGCTACTGGAAAGGAAGCCGGTGAAAACGCTAAGAGATTGGGGCATATCGTTCTCCTTATGGCCTCCTCACCTAACGACCAGTTGTTGCGGTACTGAGTTTGGGGCCTTTGCGGCTGCTAGATTCGACTCGGAGAGGTTCGGTCTACTTCCTTTCAGTGGCGCAAGGCAGTCTAACCTTTTGGTCATTGAGGGGACTATGACTAGAAAGATGGCTAGGGCAGTAAGGGTAGTTTACGAGCAGATGCCTGAACCTAAGTACGTTATAGCGATGGGAGCGTGCTCATTGGAGGGGGGAATCTTCTGGAATTCCTACAACCTAGTTTTGGCTAGCGAGATCGGAATACCGGTCGATATATATCTTCCTGGGTGTCCTACAAGACCTGAGGCCTTGGCGAGGGGTCTCTTAATGCTTCAGCAAAGAATAAGGGGAAAGACCGCTCAGGCAGTAGTCAACACATAAACGTTATTTACATTTGTGTGTGTATAACCCGTCTTTATTACCACACCTGCTTTTGCGAGCGGAGTATAAGTATCGTGGTTGTTGATGTATTCATCTATATGATCGATAACTAAGGAACTGCTTAATATAGCCCCGGCAAACTCACTATTGCCATCAATTCCGTCGGTTGCGTACGCAAGTAAAGCGAAACTATATCTCTTTAACAACTTAAGGAGATGGAGGCTAAGTTCGCTGTTCCTACCTCCAATTCCACCCTCCCCTCTAACCGTGACTTCAGGTTCTCCTCCCAATATTAGAGAAAAAGGCCGAGAGAGAGGCATTCCGTAACTCAAGCAGCTCTTAAAAATTGACGCAATCACTTTCGAAACCTCACTCACCTCACCTTGGAGTTCTGACGTGAGGATCAGTGGGTTTTGAAAGAGCGGAGCTATCTCTTTTAAAACCGTCATATTGTCAAGAACTAGGTAACTTACTGTATCAAGTTTCTTCGGAGTCTCCTCCAACTCACCGTTAACCCCCCTTCTAAGAACCTCTAGTGCCCTGCCCTGGATACCCACTCTCTCAGCTACTTTAAGCGCGTCCAGGAAAGTACTGTCGTCTGGAACTGTTGGTCCGCTCCCTATGGTGGAGAGATCGTTTCCTGGTACGTCACTAACTACCAGATTAACTATCTTCCCTTTACTTAATTTGGCCAACTTTCCACCCTTTATTTTAGAGAGGTGTTTCCTCACACTGTTTATCTCTGTTATTGATAGCCCAGAAGTAACCAACACCCTGTTCACCTCTCTCAACTCGCTAAGTTCTATCAAGGGAACCTCTATCATCGCAGAGGCGCCACCCGATATCATGAAAAGCAAGGTATCATAGTCCCCGCTGGCTACCTCCTTCATCACTTCTTCACCCGCTCTCAAGCTTAACTCGTCTGGGTTAGGATGAGAGCCGTGAATCACTCTTGCTCTATCTAGAGAGACATCTACTCCGCTGGGAATTACAGCGAGACAGCTCTCAGGCTTAACGTAATCTAAGGCCCACCTAGCCATAGGATATGCCGCCTTTCCAACCGAGATCACCTTAGTCCTTCCTAGTCTATGTTCGTTTCCCATTACTTCCAAGATCCCATCCTTCACCTTGACTAAACGGCTTAGGGCTTGATAGGGATCTGCGGCTTTTTGTAACTTCGGCAATGTTGACCACAATCGTTCCTCCATTAGCATAGTGCTTGACCCACCCTCTCTATGAAACATTTATTAGTACTCTCCCATCTCTTTCTCTAGATAGAACTGACCTAACTGCGTCGGCTCCCTCTTCAAGCTCAAACTCCTTCCACACCCTAACCTTGCAGTCCCTACATATCTCAACTAATTCGCTAAATTCACGGAGGCTGCCTCTGTTAGTCCCGATGAGTTTCACATGCTTGGAATAGAGCTTAGAAAGGTCTAGCTTCACTTCATGTCCAGTGAGGGTGCCGAAGGTTACAAGCTTAGAATCCACTCCCAGAAGGTTCATCCCAGAGTCCCAGAACCCAGCTCCTAGCGAATTGATTACCACGTCGGCCATCTTACCATCTGTAACTTCTCTTACCACCTTCTCAGCCTCTGAGTAATCCACTACCTCATTCGCACCCAGCTCCTTCGGCCAACTCTTCCTGCTTACAGCGATCACTGTCGCCCCCATCTTCCTCGCCAACTGAGTGGCGAACATCCCAGTGTTACCCGATGCACCTAGAACAACCACTATGGTTCCTAACTTTACTTCAGCCTCTTTCAATGCGTGATAGGCAGTGAGTGCTGCCACAGGTAGGCTTGCAGCTATTTCTTCTGGTCCATCGAACTTGAACGCCTGTAGAGAATTAACTGCGATTTTCTCAGCGAACCCTCCGTCAGTATCTACGCCTATTCTTCCCCCATTTCTGCATAACATCTCACGTCCCTTGATGCACATATCACACCTCCCGTCGAAGAACCTAGTGTATATCGCGACCCGATCTCCCTCGCTGAATCCCTTTACTTCTTCTCCTAATTGGCTCACTGTCCCTGTAAATTCGGTACCAGGAATGTGTGGTAGAGGCGAGACCTTCAGAGAAGTAATGGTGTAATAGTCTATAGGGTTAACACTCGCTTTAGTTATATCTATAAGAAGCTCTCCTCTTTTAGGATGTGGATCCTCTACTTCTGTCAACCTAAGGTCCTCCAAACTTTGTCTACCAAACTGAAGAGCCCTCACCTTATCTCACTGCGAATCTCCTCTTACGCGAATCAAAACATTTAACTTTGTGGGGTTGAAGGCTTTCCTTACGCTAAAGAGGGCGAGTACCCCCTAGGAGCATTTCATCTCGGAAACTCGCACAGAGACAGTACTACGAGTGTGAGAGCTGGATTCAGTCGTTTATGACCGGGATTCGTGTGGGTAGATGGATAACAGCCAGCGACCTTACTTCACTGAGTTTCGTGGAACTCCTGTAGGAGAGGTAGCCAAGAGAAGCGAGAAATTCTCGCCGCGAGACGGGGATCTCCCATCCTTAAGGGGCTGAGACAATTCACATCACACAAGCCCATAACAGAAATGAAATTTATTTCTTTTATAATTTTAAATCGGAGTTAAGAAATGTTGAGAGAGTTTGGGTGATGGTTAGACCCTACTGTATTCGATGAAGTACTAGACGGCGATAATGTAGAGCGAAGTTAAATTTCACTTGCTTAACATATAAAGAGTGAAGAGTTGACGCGGAGGTGTTCCCACACGGAGAGGACCATGTTTAGGGATTATGGGCGTGAATTCACTGACTCTGCGTTGAAAAATGTAACCTATAACTCTATTCATTCTGGAGAAACTGAATAGGCGAGGGGCGTTCAAAGACACAGACGAATTCCCTATCGATGAATGTTTTAAGGAACTTTTGGAGGAGATGTAGCGAGTAAGTGAACTACCCCGCCCTCGCGGACGGGGCGTCCTCGCGGTGAGTCCCGCTCCTCGGAGGAACCTCGATCTCCTTACGTAGCGGAGGTTCGGTGGAACCTTTCTGTGAACAGTACGGAAGGGGGATCACGGAGGGTTTCCTCTCCACGGGCGCGAGTTCCCCCAGTCCAGAGGGTGCGACCCAGCTCTCACAGTAGAGGTCGTAGAAATAGTATTTTGACAACCGTAAAGAGGTTTACATAAGGGGGCTGTCCGTCCTCACGGAAGGGGACTTCCGTCCCCTCAACCCCCGTTAAGTTAAAGAAATACTCCCATCGGGAGATGAACCGCGTGTTGGACCACGTCCACAAGTTCGTGAACGGACTCCTGGAGGCGTACCCCGTGACCACGTTCGCAGTTGAAAGGTTGAACAAACAGTCCATGTTCGAAGACGCCGGTAATTCCCTATCCAGAAAGATCTCCAGGACCGTCTGGAGGACCATTCACAGGATCCTCAAGTACAAGGCCCCGTTTTACGGTTCTTTCGTTAAGGAGGTGGACCTTCACTTCACTTCCAAGTCCTACCCCAGATGTGGGTTTCCCGAAAGGTCGGCGGGACTTTTAGGTGTGAGAGGTGTGGGTTCACTCTAGATTCGGGTCATGGATTAACTTCAAGCAAGGATAGCTGAGGTAATTTTTGAGGAGACGGCTTCAACTGAGTTTTAACACACCTACTATCTCCTCGTCGTCGAAAGTTAGAGTAAATCCCAGCTTCTGGCCTAACGAGATCATCGCTCTGTTTTCTGGGAGCGTATAAAACTTAACCTCCTTCATACCTGTTTCCTTAGCATGCTTAATAAGTTCCCTTACGAGCCAGGTACCTAGATGAGATTTCCTGTAGTCAGACGCCACTACTACCGAAAACTCGCCGTCTTCGTGAAGGGTCGCCTCGCCTACCACCTCACCTCCGACTTCTGCGACTACCGTGTAGTGATCTTCCTCTTTAGCTAGTTTCATCGCCTCCTCTGGGCTAAGTTTGTAGATGTGAAAGAACCTCAGGTATAGGTCTTCCTCCGATAGAGACTCATAGAGTCTCAGTACATCTCTCCAATCGTCCTTAGTTATCTGCCTTACTTTTACAAGAGCTTCCATAGTTTATACTTTTTCCTTGTAGTATAAAAAGGGTTATGGCCACAGACTTACAAAAGTGAAGATCGATATATCATCTAAAATACAGATCTAAACATAGATGTGTGCAACTGTCTACGAAAGTTCCACCTGAGCTTCGTCTTCGACAAGAAAGTCGTTAATTACCTTCTCTACGCCCCTATTCATCATCTCTTTAACGAGGCCCATGAGAGCAACTCGAGCGATCTCAGCGCAATCTGGAGGAATCCTCTCTTCTAGATATAGAGAAACAAACTTAATCAATCTGGTCTCATCCATGTTATCACATCCTATCTTTCTAACTCTGAGGGTAAGGCGAAAGTGAGCATAATTAAGTAAATTCATAACAGCAAATCTACTCTTAATTCATTTTTAGGGTAAATAGAAAACGGGTCCTAATTCACAAATTAACCTTCATTGATACCTCGACAGGCTAACCGTATTGGTCAGAGTTTTGCTTTGTCAGTTGGCATTTGGAATCCCTGATTTCCTCCTCTTTATGTTTCGGAGGCGAACTTCATTAGGTAGGTTGGCGAGAACTGAGAGAAGTCTCGATCAGGATATAGTTTCGGAATTAGCTGTGGGTCATAGCGAAAGGAAAACACTATCGTTTACCACCGTTCTATCTTAAACGAAATTTATAAGATTACAAACTATACCTGATTAATTTATAGTCTTCTGTTTAATTATAAATTTAGACTGTATTCTTAACGACTTCTGTGGTAAACTGTAGCTTCGTATATAGACTAGTGTTGAATGGAAGCTAATAAAATAAATATATTTAATATATAAATAAGAAAAATACTAACAGTCACCCTGGTACTATGTTTAGCAGACTCCCGTGGAGTTGATAGTGATTTAGTTAGTCCGTAGGGGGTGAAGTCATAGAACCTTATTTGATCCTTAATTTAAGGTAGGGGCCCGCGATAATCCTCTATTACAAGATTAAGACGCTGAGCCGACTATCATTGTGTAGTAACCTTTTTAATCCTCTCGATGGATCGCCTCATGGCGACTGGGACATGTAACCCCTGCCCAGTGCCGCCTGAGAGGGGACGGGACAAATGAAATAAATAGGAAGAATCTGTACTACCTTTAAACTCCGTTACAATGCAACGAATATGCTACTGACAGTGAAGGTAGTATATAATGGAAGGGAATGCCCCCAAGTACGGGCCGGTAGCTCAGCCTGGAAGAGTGCTCGGTTTGCACCCGAGAGGTCCCGGGTTCAAATCCCGGCCGGTCCACAGGGGAATTTTCCACGTCCCCTTTCATCATTCTTCAAAATGGACTATATGGGCCACTCCCTTCTAGGACTCGAATAGACTCACCTTATCTATACACAAATTTAGGACCACGTTCTTGGTAGGCAAGGGCTTAGAGGGACTTCTCACAGGGAAGTTCCACCTTGGAACATTTCCTGGACTCTCTCCAGAAAGTGAGTGATATTGATGTCTCCATTTGAGTTGCATCTAGCCCATAACGAAGCCCGACTCTCTCGTGGTTCCTGAAAGGACACAAGGGAAGAAGCTCAAACCTAGAAAGAAAATTATTAGCCCCATAACCTGCATCCATTGACCTCTGATTTAAGAGGGGTCAACGTTAAAAAGGGAACTCTCGTTGATATAATCTTACCTTCTCCAGTTCGAGTTAGTTTATCCTGA
Protein-coding regions in this window:
- a CDS encoding purine-nucleoside phosphorylase; protein product: MNPVHILARREDVAPVALIAGDPGRVKKVATLLSEARIVNENRGFLTFTGYYNGSRVTVATHGIGGPSLAIVVEELYMLGVKTFVRLGTAGSLVEHLKVGDVIVATGASYLHGGTIGQYVGNSASISTSPEPILTSKIMKKLSDRGVQFAQGSVFSSDAFYAEDSSFVSRWASLGNIGVEMECATLFALGNMRGLKTAGILVVSDELTGEKRWIDRSTLENRVDQVARAILEVLAEEE
- a CDS encoding zinc ribbon domain-containing protein, whose amino-acid sequence is MAKELYFPRQVDLNYVVNSLVSQLSSEGYKVQSNVGTTMAVVQAKKEGFLRTLVAANRAFTFTFNNTVNGLQVKIGIGAWVENLAATAIETVILGPIFLVVDVPEMVYNEHIEGKFARMIENIVNQAPSSFQQAPPPFQPPQSVPQYQPMPQQPQASHQQFSYCPSCGGQIAPNYKFCPSCGTRLS
- a CDS encoding nucleotidyltransferase family protein, which produces MDLSKMKVIIPIGGEGLRLRPLTIETSKATVRILNRPLLEFPILELARQGVKEFIFGVRGYVNYKSLFDNFKEGIGLSSRYKIKPRLHFKYQPRIDSVGNADSVRINMEYYDVNETTMVIQGDNLFHIDLKKFVEYHEQKKATMSILLKRLDSVEGFGVAVMEEDGRIKNFVEKPRPQQAPSNLVNTGIYLLSPDVKEIFKEKEVVKMRREGRMDFGKDFIPYLIETGRSVYGYQTDELWFDVGTPERYLEAMLTLLKTVPEEGFLGKKIDDDRRIFIQGQSPDSIRRRNYIRRKYKEKEIQLEGNILIGRHCHIGTGTYIEESVIDNFSVIRSEAKIIRSAVMDRVYIGEGASIENSIIGRHCEIRSTKDNPVRIVNSALGDDVVVEEGTVIIRSKVYPHKLINTSSRIEDSVIV
- a CDS encoding glycoside hydrolase family 57 protein, with translation MKHVAIGFEVHQPFRVRRDYFWNPRYRGDLVERFFDETRNRDIFERVKRNCYVPATKIILEEIDRAEEEGVDLKFFFSLSGTLLEQVERWGSDFLELLRELRYTKKVEFLGQTYYHSITGTWEDKTEFREQVKQHIALMKDLLDYSPSIFENTELLTDRSIAKEVEGLGFRGIVLEGKESTLKGRSPNRPYKLKGGNISLLFRNYRLSDDVAFRFSNKSWDQYPLTAEKFAGWISQSEGYYALIFVDYETFGEHHSRQTGILDFLRWLPRELERRAVETVVPSDVVNESIEEMDLDSLSSWADVRKDESGWLGNQMQRAYDELVLRSELPSKELGGEFLRTWRYFTTSDNYYYMYVGEGGPAEVHSYFNAYDSPVEAFINEFYALSRLLEEELKSLNIDREPFFFYKGNRKFNVAWNEKQVEEILHRDQSLRDHQRFVKEWLQ
- a CDS encoding glycosyltransferase — translated: MNRVESLWFDDQLKSVLMFSFELFKVASGGGLGTAVYGLSTALARAGVKTTVIMPSHGRHLSDPHRSSLGLREIDVKVYGVRRGENGAHYRYAIGAEAGRLDGVEVILVKGLDYETGRILDSWGVYDWSLEKSALFARVAPALVQYLLNRREIPSLIHIHDWHSVLAGTASKYELEVRRVIVPTVFTVHLLNKVGVPWHYASEEWAGLQNCPHYIWSVSKHVLKRTKEVWDELSAGFIERFGAYEADLLTSVSSNYLREVIEFVGYWAENKSCVTYDGTDWNLEEVERLAEGVGIRDRAQLRTRLLSSLPSMKVVPEDFSTGSILWQHKGALGIRDDWTYEPLAPGQLVLFTGRVVYQKGLDLLLKSFKRVVNRVPDARLVVLGIPGKEYDLLREVVNDASALPNNVRLLLSSSIDRATYKLFHYAASVFVSSSRWEPFGINVIEAMAVGTPVVGYRVGGVAETVVDLRYNADGTGLLARPESVEELADYLSSALLLSKAAEESNMETLRTQSVVSTDDVRLWLKIRQNAINRVRQNFTWDAARDRVLECYKKGAEMARYRTMASF
- a CDS encoding NADH-quinone oxidoreductase subunit B, which produces MTTEKQELLLTGNVESAAKKAAKWLLERKPVKTLRDWGISFSLWPPHLTTSCCGTEFGAFAAARFDSERFGLLPFSGARQSNLLVIEGTMTRKMARAVRVVYEQMPEPKYVIAMGACSLEGGIFWNSYNLVLASEIGIPVDIYLPGCPTRPEALARGLLMLQQRIRGKTAQAVVNT
- a CDS encoding glycerate 2-kinase; translated protein: MEERLWSTLPKLQKAADPYQALSRLVKVKDGILEVMGNEHRLGRTKVISVGKAAYPMARWALDYVKPESCLAVIPSGVDVSLDRARVIHGSHPNPDELSLRAGEEVMKEVASGDYDTLLFMISGGASAMIEVPLIELSELREVNRVLVTSGLSITEINSVRKHLSKIKGGKLAKLSKGKIVNLVVSDVPGNDLSTIGSGPTVPDDSTFLDALKVAERVGIQGRALEVLRRGVNGELEETPKKLDTVSYLVLDNMTVLKEIAPLFQNPLILTSELQGEVSEVSKVIASIFKSCLSYGMPLSRPFSLILGGEPEVTVRGEGGIGGRNSELSLHLLKLLKRYSFALLAYATDGIDGNSEFAGAILSSSLVIDHIDEYINNHDTYTPLAKAGVVIKTGYTHTNVNNVYVLTTA
- a CDS encoding alcohol dehydrogenase catalytic domain-containing protein; amino-acid sequence: MRALQFGRQSLEDLRLTEVEDPHPKRGELLIDITKASVNPIDYYTITSLKVSPLPHIPGTEFTGTVSQLGEEVKGFSEGDRVAIYTRFFDGRCDMCIKGREMLCRNGGRIGVDTDGGFAEKIAVNSLQAFKFDGPEEIAASLPVAALTAYHALKEAEVKLGTIVVVLGASGNTGMFATQLARKMGATVIAVSRKSWPKELGANEVVDYSEAEKVVREVTDGKMADVVINSLGAGFWDSGMNLLGVDSKLVTFGTLTGHEVKLDLSKLYSKHVKLIGTNRGSLREFSELVEICRDCKVRVWKEFELEEGADAVRSVLSRERDGRVLINVS
- a CDS encoding GNAT family N-acetyltransferase; the protein is MEALVKVRQITKDDWRDVLRLYESLSEEDLYLRFFHIYKLSPEEAMKLAKEEDHYTVVAEVGGEVVGEATLHEDGEFSVVVASDYRKSHLGTWLVRELIKHAKETGMKEVKFYTLPENRAMISLGQKLGFTLTFDDEEIVGVLKLS